From the genome of Vitis riparia cultivar Riparia Gloire de Montpellier isolate 1030 chromosome 2, EGFV_Vit.rip_1.0, whole genome shotgun sequence:
tttcttatttttcataccaaaaccaaacatttttttcattccttgATAGCCTAATACATCATGTAATTTATGTATAATAcattataataaaattcaagACTTTTAGGCAATGCACTCAggcaataattaaaaaaatgaatgtcAGCTACGGAAGCCTTCACGAGCACTATGCCCCACTGCCATTCATTTCCATAAATAAATAGTgaaaccaaaagttttgttGACTGTCAGCTGGGAATCCAACGAAATTTTTGTGGAAATTTGGTGTTTTCTTCATACCCACCTACCAGGATCAAAGCACGGCACAAATGTCCTGCCTCCTAGCCTGAAGAGAAATCAAGCTTCAAAATCTCTTTAAGTTTTGACCCAGAAAGGAGGGGAAAAAAACAACCATGACTTCTACAAACACCCAAATCATCTCTTATTctcctcctccttcttcttcctcttctaaATCAACCCATCAATTCCCTTATGAAGTCTTCTTGAGTTTCAGAGGAGAAGACACCCGCTATGGTTTCACCGATCATCTTTATGAGGCTTTGATTTCCCATGGAATTCGCACCTTTAGAGATGACGAAGAACTCGTGAGAGGAAGAGTAATTGCGTCTGAGCTCCTGAATGCTATTGAAGAATCGAAgatttttgttatcattttttcaGAAAACTATGCTACCTCCAGGTGGTGTCTAGATGAGCTCGTGAAGATCTTCGATTGCATGGCAACAAAGCAGCGATTAATTCTACCCATTTTCTATCATGTGGATCCATCAGATGTCCGAAAACAATCAGGAAGTTATGAACAAGCATTTCTTGATCACGAAAGAGAAGCAGATGCGGAGAAAAAGGAGAAGATTAAGAAGTGGAGAAGTGCCATGACAAAAGCAGGCAATCTAGCTGGATACGATCTACAAAAATATCGGTAACTataatttcctttcattttaaaattttctccttCAATCTGGGTTGACCTTTCCACAGATTGTTCATCCAACTTTACCAAAAAtgcttttctaaaatttttttaaaaataaaaagtttttatttttttcaatttttatgactTAACCTTTGTTGgattctttgaaaaataaagagagagtcaagagaaagaaaatggagaaaaaaaaaaaaagggaaagagaagTTTTATATAAGAGGCTGAGAAATTGCTTatgaggggatttgaaccctaaaccaaaaggtttggggtaCACTCCACTTACCATCTGGGCAAACTTGTCCTTATTATATATTGTACACTAAacttatatatacttaaacatattatataaagaaaatattaaaagaatattttaaagagcaaattaattataattattttataattaaatacaaaattttcttttaattgattaccaaaaatataaaaattatataattttcttcataatgtttttaatatcattaataattaattaaatattaaaaaattatatatatatatatatatatatatatatatatatatatatatatatatatcataatttattttatattgtttaatacaattgaattaaatggatcataattttaatattgatatgtattttaaaatt
Proteins encoded in this window:
- the LOC117906850 gene encoding disease resistance protein RUN1-like; this encodes MTSTNTQIISYSPPPSSSSSKSTHQFPYEVFLSFRGEDTRYGFTDHLYEALISHGIRTFRDDEELVRGRVIASELLNAIEESKIFVIIFSENYATSRWCLDELVKIFDCMATKQRLILPIFYHVDPSDVRKQSGSYEQAFLDHEREADAEKKEKIKKWRSAMTKAGNLAGYDLQKYRGRKQLKGYF